The window NNNNNNNNNNNNNNNNNNNNNNNNNNNNNNNNNNNNNNNNNNNNNNNNNNNNNNNNNNNNNNNNNNNNNNNNNNNNNNNNNNNNNNNNNNNNNNNNNNNNNNNNNNNNNNNNNNNNNNNNNNNNNNNNNNNNNNNNNNNNNNNNNNNNNNNNNNNNNNNNNNNNNNNNNNNNNNNNNNNNNNNNNNNNNNNNNNNNNNNNNNNNNNNNNNNNNNNNNNNNNNNNNNNNNNNNNNNNNNNNNNNNNNNNNNNNNNNNNNNNNNNNNNNNNNNNNNNNNNNNNNNNNNNNNNNNNNNNNNNNNNNNNNNNNNNNNNNNNNNNNNNNNNNNNNNNNNNNNNNNNNNNNNNNNNNNNNNNNNNNNNNNNNNNNNNNNNNNNNNNNNNNNNNNNNNNNNNNNNNNNNNNNNNNNNNNNNNNNNNNNNNNNNNNNNNNNNNNNNNNNNNNNNNNNNNNNNNNNNNNNNNNNNNNNNNNNNNNNNNNNNNNNNNNNNNNNNNNNNNNNNNNNNNNNNNNNNNNNNNNNNNNNNNNNNNNNNNNNNNNNNNNNNNNNNNNNNNNNNNNNNNNNNNNNNNNNNNNNNNNNNNNNNNNNNNNNNNNNNNNNNNNNNNNNNNNNNNNNNNNNNNNNNNNNNNNNNNNNNNNNNNNNNNNNNNNNNNNNNNNNNNNNNNNNNNNNNNNNNNNNNNNNNNNNNNNNNNNNNNNNNNNNNNNNNNNNNNNNNNNNNNNNNNNNNNNNNNNNNNNNNNNNNNNNNNNNNNNNNNNNNNNNNNNNNNNNNNNNNNNNNNNNNNNNNNNNNNNNNNNNNNNNNNNNNNNNNNNNNNNNNNNNNNNNNNNNNNNNNNNNNNNNNNNNNNNNNNNNNNNNNNNNNNNNNNNNNNNNNNNNNNNNNNNNNNNNNNNNNNNNNNNNNNNNNNNNNNNNNNNNNNNNNNNNNNNNNNNNNNNNNNNNNNNNNNNNNNNNNNNNNNNNNNNNNNNNNNNNNNNNNNNNNNNNNNNNNNNNNNNNNNNNNNNNNNNNNNNNNNNNNNNNNNNNNNNNNNNNNNNNNNNNNNNNNNNNNNNNNNNNNNNNNNNNNNNNNNNNNNNNNNNNNNNNNNNNNNNNNNNNNNNNNNNNNNNNNNNNNNNNNNNNNNNNNNNNNNNNNNNNNNNNNNNNNNNNNNNNNNNNNNNNNNNNNNNNNNNNNNNNNNNNNNNNNNNNNNNNNNNNNNNNNNNNNNNNNNNNNNNNNNNNNNNNNNNNNNNNNNNNNNNNNNNNNNNNNNNNNNNNNNNNNNNNNNNNNNNNNNNNNNNNNNNNNNNNNNNNNNNNNNNNNNNNNNNNNNNNNNNNNNNNNNNNNNNNNNNNNNNNNNNNNNNNNNNNNNNNNNNNNNNNNNNNNNNNNNNNNNNNNNNNNNNNNNNNNNNNNNNNNNNNNNNNNNNNNNNNNNNNNNNNNNNNNNNNNNNNNNNNNNNNNNNNNNNNNNNNNNNNNNNNNNNNNNNNNNNNNNNNNNNNNNNNNNNNNNNNNNNNNNNNNNNNNNNNNNNNNNNNNNNNNNNNNNNNNNNNNNNNNNNNNNNNNNNNNNNNNNNNNNNNNNNNNNNNNNNNNNNNNNNNNNNNNNNNNNNNNNNNNNNNNNNNNNNNNNNNNNNNNNNNNNNNNNNNNNNNNNNNNNNNNNNNNNNNNNNNNNNNNNNNNNNNNNNNNNNNNNNNNNNNNNNNNNNNNNNNNNNNNNNNNNNNNNNNNNNNNNNNNNNNNNNNNNNNNNNNNNNNNNNNNNNNNNNNNNNNNNNNNNNNNNNNNNNNNNNNNNNNNNNNNNNNNNNNNNNNNNNNNNNNNNNNNNNNNNNNNNNNNNNNNNNNNNNNNNNNNNNNNNNNNNNNNNNNNNNNNNNNNNNNNNNNNNNNNNNNaccttaggagatacctgtagagcatctttataatcactcagttgcgttgtgacgtttgatagcacacaaggtattcctccggtatccgggagttgcataatctcatagtcaaaggaatatgtatatgtcatgaagaaagcaataacaataaaacttaacgatcattatactaagctaacggatgggtcttatccatcacatcattctcctaatgatgtgatcccgttcatcaaatgacaacacatgtctatggcttacTAGGGATATTGTGTATTATCTATGTAtcgacacatgtatcaagtttccggttaatacaattctagcatgcatgaataataaacatttatcatgatataaggaaatataaacaataactttattattgcctctaggacatattttctTCATCTTTGCCATCgatgccaccatgacgccagatagcaccctcctcctgcgcgagtccatcttcgcggatcggacgccgagtctccacaatgtcatgccgccgagatccgccgccatcaatgtgtgagataaagcaccgctccaccaaagaatccgttctctggtccctcgatcacgtgtgtacctccaagaatgacgcccccaagggggaaatgacaccagagcgccgccgtcatccgatcatccgatctagAGTTTCCCTCGTAGGTAGCAGAGAGtgaccttgaacttctccacgacgatgccttcaagaaAGGAATGACGCAGACAATCACCCAGATCTGTTCGAAGAAATCCAACTCTCGTGCAcgggccgccgccaccaccagcaccacaGGGCCGAGCacacgccgccgccggcacctccaCAGTGTCCAGAGGCCACGAGACTCGCCGCCACCACGCCTGACAGGCAGCCAGAGCCATGCCAGAGCACCACCCAGATCCAATCTAGGGTCAAGAGCCCCAGGCCACAACCGCTGTGCAGGCGACACCACCGGACGGGGACAGGCCCTCCATCCCGCCGCTGAGTGAGCCGCTGCCGGAACTTCGAAGCGTCGCTCCACCAAGCCCATCGGGAGCGAATGCGCCGCCACGACGAAGAAGGAAGAGCCATGCCATGGGaaaagccccgccgccgccggcactgccCGGGCTTTGCCCGGTAGTGGCCCCCGGCAGCGGCGAGGGGGAGGGTAGGGTGGAGGAGGGCCGGCGGtgggggcggctagggttccccgTGTCGCCTCCGAGAGGGACGCGGGGGACGGGGGTAGCATATGGGGTTCTGctaaaacaactcctacacattgcTATTGCATGTCTTCTGTTACGCATTAGCCCTATAGTTCGGGCTATGTTTTAAAATCCTCTGGCTATGTTTTAAAATCCTCTGAAAATGTAGTTTTTTTACAACGGCTCCTGAAGgtgtattttattgctattttctaGCCCAAGAATGTTCGTTCTCGGGAGAGTCAGTTCCAAACTGATGAACTGATCGTGCAAGAGCAGCTGTTTGTTAGGAGTTGGGGCATGTGAGGGTAATTATACAAGCGTAATTAAGCTGAACGCGCCCTTCTTGCTCGCTTCTTTCTATCATAGTTGTAGCTTGATTGTTGGTTACATTCATCATTGTTTATGCAGTGAGCAAAAGATTCATCATTGTTTATTTCAGTAtgggacatgcaaaacaatagcttgGCAGCTCATAGATTAGCAGGTAGCTATGGCAGCATAGCAGCTCACCAGCTTACACCTTATTGTTACCAATCCTTACATCATGTGATCTGGTTCCATGTTCCAAGTTAATCAGGCAGAGCACAAACAACATGACACCATCTTATTCATAGCCCGGAAGTGTAGCTCACTCCAGTGTAACCCAACCACGAGTCTCCCAAGATAAAATCCCTCACCGTGAACCGTGTGGCGTCCACCGTGGACAGAGACGTGTGCACTCCGGCCCACTTCACCCGCCCGCTTGTCCCCGCGCCAGGCCCAGCGTTCCCATACTCCCCGTAGTACAACGTGTTGAGCGCGAACTGGCCCGACCACTCCAGCCACCCGGCTGCGGCGATCGAACGGTCGAGAGAGCTCTCCATCACGACGGTCCGCGAGTACTTCTTCCATGGACGACCCAGGTACACCTTTGTGTCGCCTAGGTCCGAGGCGGCGGCGATCCGACACTTGTGGATGGAGATGCCGGTGTTCTGGTTCCGGTCGGTCCGGCCCTGGGCGGTGATCATGTCCTTCTGGCCGAACGGGTGCTTCCTGGGACGGATGTCACAGTTTTGGATGACCACCGCGGAGTTGCCGAAGATGAAGTCCACCGTGCCGGAGATGCTGTCCTCGGTGTAGAACTGGCGATTGGAGTGCGTGTGGAGGGTGTCCTGGTATGCCTCGATGTCGCACTGGTACACGACGGAGAGGTCGCCGCCGACCCGCAGCGCCACCGCCTGGCCCTTGCGCGGCccggcgtcgttgatgatggtcaggCCCTTGGCTATGAAGCCCGAGCCCATGGCAGCTGCCATGCACAGACGATCACATTAAACGCGTTAGCGAGTACTGGAAAAGATGCATGTGAGTGACATTGGCATGTGAAATATACATATTGCGATGAGATGGGTGATATGAAGTGATGAAAAGTGTATGGATCTAGTGACTAAATCCAAGCATTGGCATGGNNNNNNNNNNNNNNNNNNNNNNNNNNNNNNNNNNNNNNNNNNNNNNNNNNNNNNNNNNNNNNNNNNNNNNNNNNNNNNNNNNNNNNNNNNNNNNNNNNNNNNNNNNNNNNNNNNNNNNNNNNNNNNNNNNNNNNNNNNNNNNNNNNNNNNNNNNNNNNNNNNNNNNNNNNNNNNNNNNNNNNNNNNNNNNNNNNNNNNNNNNNNNNNNNNNNNNNNNNNNNNNNNNNNNNNNNNNNNNNNNNNNNNNNNNNNNNNNNNNNNNNNNNNNNNNNNNNNNNNNNNNNNNNNNNNNNNNNNNNNNNNNNN is drawn from Triticum dicoccoides isolate Atlit2015 ecotype Zavitan chromosome 6B, WEW_v2.0, whole genome shotgun sequence and contains these coding sequences:
- the LOC119325764 gene encoding pectinesterase 1-like; translated protein: MGSGFIAKGLTIINDAGPRKGQAVALRVGGDLSVVYQCDIEAYQDTLHTHSNRQFYTEDSISGTVDFIFGNSAVVIQNCDIRPRKHPFGQKDMITAQGRTDRNQNTGISIHKCRIAAASDLGDTKVYLGRPWKKYSRTVVMESSLDRSIAAAGWLEWSGQFALNTLYYGEYGNAGPGAGTSGRVKWAGVHTSLSTVDATRFTVRDFILGDSWLGYTGVSYTSGL